A genomic stretch from Arachis stenosperma cultivar V10309 chromosome 3, arast.V10309.gnm1.PFL2, whole genome shotgun sequence includes:
- the LOC130967677 gene encoding protein UNUSUAL FLORAL ORGANS, protein MEGFHHHHSSITSPFSYTFAITGTAATTSTFNTTPWMNSRIWSKLPQRLIDRILAFLPPPAFFRARSVCKRWYALLFSNSFLELYLQVSPRRHWFIFFNHKISKSYIYKNNNNGATGTASNHNNDGYLFDPYDMAWYRISFTLVPSGFSPASSSSGLLCWVSDEAGPKTMLLCNPIIGSLTQLPPTPRPRLFPSIGLTVTPTCIDVTVAGDDMISPYAVKNLTSESFHIDGGGFYSIWGTTSSLPRLCSLESGRMVYAEGKFYCMNCSPFSVMAFDITSNAWFKIQAPMRRFLRSPSLLECKGKLLLIAAVEKSKLNVPKSLRVWTLQSCGTMWVESERMPQQLYVQFAELEGGNGFECVGHGEFIVIIIRGTDKALLFDISRKRWQWIPPCPYRRHHHHGFVDELHGFAYEPRLATPVTGLLDHLALPFQNFNA, encoded by the exons ATGGAAggttttcatcatcaccattctTCTATCACCTCTCCTTTCTCTTATACCTTTGCCATCACGGGCACCGCTGCAACAACAAGCACCTTCAACACCACACCATGGATGAATAGCAGAATATGGAGCAAGCTTCCTCAGAGGCTCATTGATCGCATCCTCGCCTTCCTCCCTCCTCCTGCTTTTTTTCGAGCTCGTTCTGTGTGCAAGAGATGGTACGCCCTTCTCTTCTCCAACTCTTTTCTCGAATTATACCTTCAAGTCTCACCCAGGCGCCACTGGTTCATCTTCTTCAACCACAAGATCAGCAAAAGCTACATCTACAAGAACAACAATAATGGCGCCACCGGCACTGCCTCCAATCACAACAACGACGGTTACCTCTTTGATCCCTATGACATGGCATGGTATCGAATCTCCTTCACTCTCGTCCCATCTGGATTCTCTCCCGCTTCTTCTTCGTCGGGATTACTGTGTTGGGTTTCTGATGAAGCTGGTCCCAAAACCATGCTTCTCTGCAACCCTATCATCGGTTCTCTTACTCAGTTACCACCCACACCAAGGCCAAGACTCTTCCCTTCCATTGGCTTAACCGTTACTCCAACCTGCATCGACGTCACAGTAGCTGGCGACGACATGATTTCCCCTTATGCCGTCAAGAACTTAACATCAGAGAGCTTTCACATCGATGGAGGGGGATTCTACTCCATATGGGGAACAACTTCTTCTCTTCCCCGGCTTTGCAGTCTTGAATCCGGAAGAATGGTTTATGCAGAAGGAAAATTCTACTGCATGAATTGCAGCCCCTTTAGTGTTATGGCGTTTGACATAACCTCCAACGCGTGGTTCAAGATCCAAGCTCCCATGAGAAGGTTCTTGCGCTCTCCCAGCTTGCTTGAGTGTAAGGGCAAGCTCCTCCTCATCGCCGCTGTTGAGAAGAGCAAGCTCAACGTCCCCAAGAGCTTGAGGGTTTGGACCTTGCAATCTTGCGGAACAAT GTGGGTGGAGAGTGAGAGGATGCCGCAGCAGCTATACGTTCAGTTTGCAGAATTGGAGGGTGGGAATGGGTTTGAATGTGTAGGGCATGGAGAATTCATTGTCATAATCATCCGTGGCACCGACAAAGCGTTGTTGTTTGACATTTCTAGGAAGAGGTGGCAGTGGATTCCGCCCTGTCCTTATCGTCGTCACCATCATCATGGGTTTGTTGATGAGTTGCATGGTTTTGCATATGAGCCTAGACTTGCTACTCCCGTTACTG